In Colias croceus chromosome 19, ilColCroc2.1, the following are encoded in one genomic region:
- the LOC123700122 gene encoding histone deacetylase 3, which produces MTQHRVAYFYNPDVGNFHYGPGHPMKPHRLSVTHSLVLNYGLHKKMQIYRPYRASAHDMCRFHSEDYIEFLQNVTPQNIQSYSKDLLHYNVGDDCPVFEGLFDFCSMYTGASLEGAMKLNNNACDIAINWSGGLHHAKKFEPSGFCYVNDIVIAILELLKYHPRVLYIDIDVHHGDGVQEAFYLTDRVMTVSFHKYGNYFFPGTGDMYETGAESGRYFSVNVPLKEGIDDLSYVQVFKPVISNVMEFYRPAAIVLQCGADSLAGDRLGCFSLSTRGHGDCVKFVKNLNLPTLVVGGGGYTLRNVARCWTYETSLLTDEDISNELPYTEYLEFFAPDFQLHPEVTGNSTNANSKQYLEAITKYVYDNLKMCQHSPAVQMTHIPGDFFPEEERMKEEPDPDIRISQEEADKMVEPKNEFYDDEKDNDKEILPEVKEP; this is translated from the exons ACAACCCGGACGTGGGTAACTTTCACTATGGCCCGGGGCATCCAATGAAACCCCATCGGCTGTCTGTAACACATAGTTTGGTGCTCAACTATGGCTTGCACaagaaaatgcaaatatatagGCCCTATAGAGCCAGCGCACATGATATGTGTCGGTTCCACAGTGAGGATTATATAGAATTTCTTCAAAATGTAACCCCACAAAATATTCAGA GTTATTCCAAAGATCTCTTGCACTATAATGTGGGTGATGACTGTCCAGTATTTGAGGGCCTATTTGACTTCTGTTCAATGTATACGGGAGCCTCTTTGGAAGGAGCAATGaaactaaataacaatgcTTGCGATATTGCAATTAATTGGTCTGGTGGACTGCATCATGCAAAGAAATTTGAACCTTCAg GATTCTGCTATGTAAATGACATAGTCATAGCCATACTAGAGCTACTCAAGTACCATCCTCGCGTGCTATACATCGATATAGACGTCCACCACGGTGACGGTGTGCAAGAGGCCTTCTATCTCACAGATAGAGTGATGACGGTCAGCTTCCACAAGTACGGGAACTACTTCTTCCCAGGAACGGGGGATATGTATGAAACGGGAGCAGAGAGTGGTAGATACTTTTCGGTTAATGTGCCATTGAAAGAGGGTATCGATGATCTGAGTTATGTACAG GTATTCAAACCCGTAATATCCAACGTGATGGAGTTCTACCGTCCCGCGGCCATCGTGCTACAGTGCGGGGCGGATTCCCTCGCCGGCGACAGGCTTGGTTGCTTCTCTTTATCCACTAGAGGCCACGGGGACTGTGTAAAGTTTGTGAAGAATCTTAATCTGCCTACGCTCGTGGTTGGCGGTGGGgg CTACACATTACGTAACGTAGCGCGATGTTGGACATACGAAACGTCACTATTAACGGATGAGGATATCTCCAATGAGTTACCGTATACTGAATATTTGGAGTTCTTTGCTCCAGATTTTCAGTTGCATCCTGAAGTCACTgg AAATTCAACAAATGCAAACAGCAAGCAATATTTGGAAGCAATCACAAAGTATGTGTATGATAATCTCAAGATGTGTCAGCACTCGCCCGCCGTCCAAATGACGCATATTCcag GTGACTTCTTCCCTGAAGAAGAGCGAATGAAAGAAGAACCAGATCCCGACATCCGCATCAGCCAAGAGGAAGCGGACAAAATGGTGGAGCCCAAAAACGAGTTTTATGACGATGAAAAAGACAACGACAAGGAGATATTGCCCGAAGTTAAGGAGCCCTAG